The Comamonas sp. GB3 AK4-5 genome includes a region encoding these proteins:
- a CDS encoding thymidylate synthase, with translation MKQYLDLVQNIFDNGSWQDNRTGVRTLSLPGAMLRFDLQQGFPAVTTKKLAFKSVVGELTGFLRAYRSAADFRALGCKVWDQNANENAQWLANPYRLQEDDLGSVYGVQWRQWPAYKLIDPQAPQGQAQIADAISRGFAQIGAVDGADGQPSGVLLYKAVDQLRQCLDTLIKDPGNRRILFHGWNWAQLDEMALPPCHLLYQFLANPSKKEISLCLYIRSNDVGLGTPFNLAEGAALLHLVGRLTGYTPRWFTYFIGDAHIYENHVDMLREQLTRTPHEMPKLVLSDRIPDYAVTGKYEPEWLEKVEPSDFALEGYQHHAHITAPMAV, from the coding sequence ATGAAACAGTACCTCGACCTCGTCCAGAACATCTTTGACAACGGCAGTTGGCAAGACAACCGCACGGGCGTCCGCACCCTCAGCCTGCCGGGTGCCATGCTGCGCTTTGATTTGCAGCAGGGCTTTCCTGCGGTGACCACCAAGAAACTGGCCTTCAAGTCGGTGGTGGGCGAGCTGACGGGCTTTTTGCGCGCCTACCGCAGCGCGGCCGATTTCCGTGCCCTGGGCTGCAAGGTCTGGGACCAGAACGCCAATGAGAACGCCCAGTGGCTGGCCAACCCCTATCGCCTGCAGGAAGACGATCTGGGCTCGGTCTACGGCGTGCAATGGCGCCAATGGCCGGCCTACAAGCTGATCGACCCGCAAGCGCCCCAGGGCCAGGCCCAGATTGCAGATGCCATCAGCCGCGGTTTTGCGCAGATTGGCGCCGTGGATGGCGCTGATGGCCAGCCCTCGGGCGTGCTGCTGTACAAGGCCGTGGACCAGCTGCGCCAATGCCTGGACACCTTGATCAAAGACCCGGGCAACCGCCGCATTCTGTTCCACGGCTGGAACTGGGCCCAGCTCGACGAGATGGCCCTGCCCCCCTGCCATTTGCTCTACCAGTTTCTGGCCAACCCCAGCAAGAAAGAAATCTCGCTGTGCCTGTACATCCGCTCCAACGATGTGGGCCTGGGCACGCCCTTCAATCTGGCCGAAGGCGCGGCCCTGCTGCATCTGGTGGGGCGCCTGACGGGCTATACACCGCGCTGGTTCACCTACTTCATAGGCGACGCCCACATCTACGAAAACCATGTGGACATGCTGCGAGAGCAGCTAACGCGCACGCCCCACGAGATGCCCAAGCTAGTGCTGTCGGACCGCATTCCCGACTACGCCGTCACCGGCAAGTACGAGCCTGAGTGGCTGGAAAAGGTCGAACCTTCGGACTTTGCGCTGGAGGGCTACCAGCACCACGCCCACATCACGGCGCCCATGGCAGTTTGA